One part of the Brevinematales bacterium genome encodes these proteins:
- the rpmA gene encoding 50S ribosomal protein L27 — translation MAHKKAGGSARNGRDSAAQRLGVKVFGGEKVISGNIIIRQCGTKYHPGAGVGLGKDYTIFAIKDGVVKFSERKGKTLVNVIDQA, via the coding sequence ATGGCTCATAAAAAAGCGGGCGGGTCCGCGAGAAACGGCCGCGACAGCGCAGCCCAGCGTTTAGGTGTTAAGGTATTCGGCGGCGAGAAAGTTATCTCCGGAAATATTATTATCCGCCAGTGCGGCACTAAGTACCATCCCGGCGCCGGCGTAGGCCTTGGGAAGGATTATACCATTTTCGCCATTAAAGACGGTGTGGTAAAATTCTCCGAACGTAAAGGAAAAACTCTGGTCAATGTAATCGATCAGGCG